The following coding sequences are from one Portunus trituberculatus isolate SZX2019 chromosome 6, ASM1759143v1, whole genome shotgun sequence window:
- the LOC123518241 gene encoding LOW QUALITY PROTEIN: TNF receptor-associated factor 6-like (The sequence of the model RefSeq protein was modified relative to this genomic sequence to represent the inferred CDS: inserted 3 bases in 3 codons) — protein MECHNSLTDTPLGESVVLPRAQGYDYEFVPALDPKYECPICLLALRAPLQTACGHRFCKDCIYNSLSESSRRCPIDNTPLKETDLFPDXCAEREVLQLRVRCPNTSLGCTQVLDLMYIEHHTQACSFQPVLCPNECSVTVLQRELDQHLKSQCLLRLKLCVLCDLPYPFNQEQLHLATCAQVMVSCELCSAVVARGELPTHRSDSCPRVVVGCPYAEHGCSHKTVRADLDAHLSQSTQYHLHLLSSAQKRVTALVWELSRSAGVWGSPSGLGFSRQPSLRSQLSATSPSPDRQLGESSCGERGERERGLVFPSPLKLDTSPKLHLSLSQLAIVGEGATALEEGKGGEDGKAGKDLAMHPQQEAILKDLCGKTLEMSQGLLQVNIGLSNLQARVEEVEGWVTAEGGEAARGRYCQGEYVWRLKDFPGTLAELREKPTRVFHSPGFYTSPFGYKFCLRLNLTRNGQGGQGGPAGEEWLSLFIHGMQGENDAFLDWPFAGVITFALLDCSVGKPKXHITETLQSSPDRQAFSRPQTHRNPKGFGYTEFAPVRKVVDGSGRAEYLHEGTLHIRATVKLLQHHQGPAGKAXCICQHQQKAQKVG, from the exons ATGGAGTGCCACAATTCCCTCACCGACACGCCCCTGGGGGAGTCTGTGGTGCTGCCCAGG GCCCAGGGGTATGACTATGAGTTTGTCCCAGCGCTGGACCCTAAGTATGAGTGTCCCATCTGCCTGCTGGCTCTGAGGGCGCCGCTGCAGACCGCCTGTGGACACCGCTTCTGTAAGGACTGCATCTACAACTCCCtcag TGAGTCCAGCAGGAGGTGCCCCATTGACAACACACCCCTGAAGGAGACGGACCTGTTCCCTG TCTGTGCcgagagagaggtgttgcaaCTCAGGGTCAGGTGCCCAAACACTTCCCTCGGGTGTACGCAGGTTCTCGATCTTATGTACATTGAACACCACACGCAGGCTTGTAGTtttcag CCAGTGTTGTGCCCCAATGAGTGTTCAGTGACAGTGCTGCAGAGGGAGCTGGACCAACACCTCAAATCACAGTGCTTGCTGCGCCTCAaactgtgtgtgctgtgtgaccTGCCCTACCCATTCAATCAGGAGCAG TTGCACCTGGCCACCTGTGCGCAAGTGATGGTGTCCTGTGAGCTGTGCAGTGCGGTGGTGGCGCGGGGGGAGCTGCCCACCCACCGTAGTGACAGCTGCCccagggtggtggtgggctgCCCCTACGCTGAACACGGCTGCTCCCACAAGACTGTCCGTGCTGATCTGGATGCTCACCTCAGCCAGTCCACTCAGTACCATCTCCAT CTTTTATCGTCAGCCCAGAAGCGTGTCACTGCGTTGGTGTGGGAGTTGAGCCGTTCAGCTGGTGTGTGGGGGTCACCGAGCGGCCTGGGGTTCAGCCGACAGCCCAGCCTCAGGAGCCAGCTGTCTGCCACCTCCCCAAGCCCTGACCGACAGCTTGGGGAGAGTAGctgtggggagagaggggagagggagagagggttagtgttcccctctccccttaaaCTTGATACCAGTCCTAAACTTCacctcagcctctcccagctggCGATTGTTGGGGAGGGCGCCACAGCActagaggaggggaagggtggggaggatggCAAGGCAGGGAAGGACCTGGCCATGCATCCCCAGCAGGAGGCAATACTGAAGGACCTCTGTGGCAAGACCCTAGAGATGAGTCAGGGGCTGCTGCAGGTGAACATAGGGCTAAGTAACCTGCAAGCacgggtggaggaggtggaggggtgggtCACGGCGGAGGGGGGCGAGGCAGCGAGGGGACGGTACTGCCAGGGGGAGTACGTGTGGCGGCTCAAGGACTTCCCAGGGACACTTGCCGAGCTACGGGAGAAACCAACTCGTGTTTTCCACTCCCCTGGTTTCTACACATCCCCTTTTGGCTACAAGTTCTGCCTACGACTGAACCTAACCAGGAATGGCCAGGGGGGGCAGGGGGGTCCGGCAGGGGAGGAGTGGCTGTCCCTCTTCATCCACGGTATGCAGGGTGAAAATGACGCATTCCTGGACTGGCCCTTCGCTGGCGTCATCACCTTTGCCTTACTGGACTGCAGTGTGGGGAAACCCA CACACATCACCGAGACCCTTCAGAGCAGCCCAGACCGCCAAGCCTTCAGCCGCCCCCAGACACACCGCAATCCTAAGGGCTTTGGATACACAGAGTTTGCACCGGTGAGGAAGGTGGTGGACGGGAGTGGCAGGGCGGAGTACCTTCACGAGGGCACACTCCACATCAGGGCCACTGTCAAGCTCCTGCAGCACCACCAGGGACCTGCAGGTAAGG GGTGCATCTGTCAACACCAGCAGAAGGCACAGAAGGTGGGctga